Proteins co-encoded in one Leucobacter exalbidus genomic window:
- a CDS encoding HpcH/HpaI aldolase family protein — protein MSAAQAGSAQANAVQVSTSPLAAGRALRARFLAREPTVGTFLGLGSVTSAEVCASAGLDWVLVDLEHGGGDEAEVGAVVAAAGAYGVATLVRVETPDRIRVGRVLDAGAAGVMLPRISSAAEAADALRHRLYPPEGDRGVATYNRAARWGGEVAALDAANDRAVGIVQIETAGAMDELDAIAATPGADVLFVGPQDLSYALGVPRRFDEPVFQAALDRVVASCAAHGKVAGILTNDRAGAEAYLARGFTFIAIGSDATLLAATVRGALPNLGRAS, from the coding sequence ATGAGCGCCGCACAGGCAGGCTCTGCTCAGGCAAACGCCGTTCAGGTGAGCACCAGCCCGCTCGCCGCGGGCCGCGCCCTGCGCGCACGCTTTCTCGCGCGGGAGCCCACCGTGGGCACCTTCCTCGGGCTCGGGTCAGTGACCTCGGCCGAGGTGTGTGCCTCGGCCGGACTCGACTGGGTGCTCGTTGATCTTGAACATGGCGGCGGTGACGAGGCCGAGGTCGGTGCCGTCGTTGCCGCGGCCGGGGCTTACGGCGTGGCCACGCTCGTGCGCGTGGAAACTCCCGATCGCATTCGTGTTGGGCGCGTGCTCGACGCTGGGGCGGCTGGGGTCATGCTGCCCCGCATCTCGAGTGCAGCAGAGGCAGCTGACGCATTGCGCCACCGGCTCTATCCGCCCGAGGGCGATCGCGGGGTGGCGACCTACAATCGTGCGGCCCGCTGGGGCGGCGAGGTCGCTGCTCTCGACGCCGCGAATGACCGCGCGGTGGGAATCGTGCAGATCGAAACCGCGGGGGCGATGGACGAACTCGACGCGATCGCGGCGACGCCAGGGGCCGACGTATTGTTCGTTGGCCCGCAAGACCTCAGTTATGCGCTGGGGGTGCCCAGGCGCTTCGATGAACCGGTGTTTCAGGCCGCCCTCGACCGCGTGGTTGCGTCGTGCGCGGCACACGGAAAAGTGGCGGGTATTTTGACGAACGATCGAGCGGGCGCCGAGGCGTATCTCGCACGCGGCTTCACTTTTATCGCCATCGGATCAGACGCGACGCTGCTGGCCGCGACGGTGCGCGGTGCGCTGCCCAACCTAGGGCGTGCATCATGA
- the iolD gene encoding 3D-(3,5/4)-trihydroxycyclohexane-1,2-dione acylhydrolase (decyclizing): MVQGLSGNTVRLTVSQAIVRYTAAQYTVADGVRRRFVPAALGIFGHGNVAGLGQAFAQYADVLPFVQGRNEQAIAHLATGFAKAAKRRQTLAVTASVGPGATNLLTAAALATVNRIPLLLLPGDTYATRRQGPVLQQIDLPGTPDVTVNDAFRPISRFFDRINRPEQLLTALPQAFRVLANPEETGAVVLSLPQDVQSHAYDFPVEFFEDRDWVIRRRVPDAAEIAEIASKLRRARRPLIIAGGGVIYSDAQEQLTELGRRTGLPISETFAGKGAVSEDGPFRVDGIGLEGSPETNRLVERADFVLHIGTRLTDFATASQSIFQHPEVQFASINVVEHDAVKQGAFAAVADARLALELLTGVLQSYQVDAEWAADIAAARAKWAPVRAAALDPDQVFDKATRPEVPDTDAILTQGQLIGLLQEHAQPGDTIVAAAGGPPGDLQKVWDATNGRHAHLEFGFSCMGYELPAAMGVRLADPDHSHRVTAFIGDGTFVMAPTEIVTAAQERIPFTLVVSENHGYQVIRRLQMWRTGEHFANEFRYREEGGSLAGSDAGRLEGDYLNIDLVQIAAGLGAVVRKPYTADEVRQALAETRDVQGPVVIVVPTIPHVDLPGSEVWWDVSPAEESAGPDTSAELASYLEGRANQRWHG, from the coding sequence ATGGTGCAAGGACTCTCGGGTAACACCGTCAGGCTTACAGTTTCTCAAGCAATCGTTCGGTACACGGCAGCCCAGTACACGGTCGCCGATGGCGTACGGCGGCGTTTCGTGCCCGCCGCACTGGGCATTTTCGGCCACGGTAACGTCGCCGGGCTCGGCCAGGCGTTTGCGCAGTACGCAGACGTGCTGCCCTTCGTGCAGGGCCGCAACGAGCAGGCAATTGCGCACCTCGCCACGGGGTTCGCAAAGGCGGCCAAGCGCCGCCAAACCCTCGCCGTCACGGCCTCGGTGGGCCCGGGCGCCACGAACCTCTTGACCGCGGCGGCACTCGCCACCGTCAACCGGATCCCACTACTGCTGTTGCCCGGCGACACCTACGCCACCCGCCGCCAGGGCCCCGTGCTGCAGCAGATCGATCTGCCGGGCACCCCCGATGTCACCGTGAACGACGCGTTCCGCCCAATCTCGCGCTTCTTTGATCGCATCAATCGCCCCGAGCAGCTGCTCACGGCGCTGCCGCAGGCGTTTCGGGTGCTGGCGAACCCCGAAGAAACGGGCGCCGTCGTGCTCTCGTTGCCGCAAGACGTGCAGTCGCACGCCTATGACTTCCCCGTCGAGTTCTTTGAGGATCGCGACTGGGTGATCCGGCGCCGCGTGCCCGATGCCGCCGAGATCGCCGAGATCGCGAGCAAGCTCAGGCGTGCGCGCCGGCCCCTGATTATTGCGGGCGGCGGCGTGATCTACTCTGATGCGCAAGAGCAGCTCACCGAGCTGGGGCGCCGCACCGGCCTGCCCATCAGCGAGACCTTCGCGGGCAAGGGCGCGGTGTCTGAAGATGGTCCGTTCCGCGTCGATGGGATCGGCCTCGAGGGGTCGCCCGAGACGAACCGGCTGGTTGAGCGCGCCGATTTCGTGCTGCACATTGGCACGCGCCTGACCGATTTTGCGACGGCCTCGCAGTCGATTTTCCAGCACCCCGAGGTGCAGTTTGCCTCGATCAACGTGGTCGAACACGACGCGGTGAAACAGGGCGCGTTTGCCGCGGTCGCCGACGCCCGGCTCGCGCTCGAGCTGCTCACCGGGGTGCTGCAGAGCTACCAGGTTGATGCCGAATGGGCCGCTGATATTGCGGCAGCGCGCGCGAAGTGGGCTCCGGTGCGCGCGGCGGCGCTTGATCCGGATCAGGTGTTTGATAAGGCCACCCGCCCAGAGGTGCCCGATACTGATGCCATCCTGACGCAGGGCCAGCTCATTGGCCTGCTGCAGGAGCACGCGCAGCCGGGCGACACGATCGTGGCGGCGGCCGGTGGCCCTCCCGGCGACCTGCAGAAGGTGTGGGATGCCACCAACGGGCGTCACGCGCACCTCGAGTTTGGGTTCTCGTGCATGGGCTACGAGCTGCCCGCCGCGATGGGTGTGCGGCTTGCTGACCCCGACCACAGCCACCGCGTCACCGCGTTCATCGGCGACGGCACGTTTGTGATGGCGCCCACCGAGATCGTGACGGCGGCGCAAGAACGCATTCCCTTCACCCTCGTGGTTTCTGAAAACCACGGCTACCAGGTGATTCGTCGGCTGCAGATGTGGCGCACCGGCGAGCACTTCGCCAACGAGTTTCGGTACCGAGAAGAGGGCGGCTCGCTCGCAGGCTCTGACGCTGGCCGGCTCGAGGGCGACTACTTGAACATCGATCTCGTGCAGATCGCGGCAGGCCTGGGTGCCGTGGTGCGCAAGCCGTACACCGCCGATGAAGTGCGTCAGGCACTCGCCGAGACCCGCGATGTGCAGGGCCCGGTCGTGATTGTCGTGCCGACCATTCCGCACGTGGATCTGCCCGGCTCTGAGGTGTGGTGGGATGTTTCGCCGGCTGAAGAGTCAGCGGGGCCCGACACGAGCGCTGAACTCGCGAGCTACCTTGAGGGCCGCGCGAATCAGCGGTGGCACGGATGA
- a CDS encoding aldehyde dehydrogenase family protein — MSNHGTHEHGNFGLLIGGEWREAATGARGEVRSPFDGRAVGEVALANEADVEAALNAAERGAAVWRRTPAHERAAILQRAANLADERADSIGAIISAENGKPLGEALGEARRSGAIIRLAAHEGTQLYGDSLPLDANPGTGQNKVGFTLRQPVGIVVAITPFNYPALLVLHKLAPALAAGNAVILKPAGATPLTALALAQLFVEAGLPEGVLSVVTGSGGTIGDALVSDARVRKISFTGSTGVGERISRLAGIKKLSLELGASSPTLILPGADLEKAATAVAAGGYVNGGQVCISVQRVIVHSDIERDFLDALVPKVEAIRMGDPFATGTTLGPLITEREAERVERSLAQAVSEGAQLLTGGVRDGGFVSPAIVAGVHTRQAIAQEELFGPAVAVTAVDSFDAAIEAANGTPYGLAAGVFGGTLAEGIRAMREIDAGSVHLGWTPLWRADLMPYGGFKASGYGKEGVRSTVEEMTEVKTVIMHS, encoded by the coding sequence ATGAGTAATCACGGCACACACGAACACGGTAACTTCGGTCTCCTCATCGGAGGTGAGTGGCGCGAGGCAGCCACGGGCGCCCGCGGCGAGGTACGCTCACCGTTCGACGGTCGAGCCGTCGGAGAGGTCGCCCTTGCAAATGAGGCCGACGTCGAAGCCGCACTCAACGCAGCCGAACGCGGCGCCGCCGTCTGGCGCCGTACCCCGGCCCACGAGCGCGCCGCGATCCTGCAGCGCGCCGCCAACCTCGCCGACGAGCGGGCCGACAGCATCGGCGCCATCATCTCGGCCGAGAACGGCAAACCGCTCGGCGAGGCGCTGGGTGAAGCCCGCCGCTCGGGCGCGATCATCAGGCTCGCCGCGCACGAGGGCACCCAGCTCTACGGCGACTCCCTGCCCCTCGACGCCAACCCCGGCACGGGCCAGAACAAGGTCGGTTTTACGCTGCGCCAGCCCGTGGGCATCGTCGTCGCAATCACCCCCTTCAACTACCCGGCGCTGCTCGTGCTGCACAAGCTCGCTCCCGCGCTCGCCGCGGGCAACGCGGTCATTCTGAAGCCCGCGGGCGCTACGCCGCTCACCGCGCTCGCCCTCGCGCAGCTGTTTGTCGAGGCCGGCCTCCCCGAGGGCGTGCTGTCGGTCGTCACCGGATCGGGCGGCACCATCGGCGACGCACTCGTGAGCGACGCCCGAGTGCGCAAGATTTCATTCACCGGATCAACGGGGGTGGGCGAACGCATTTCTCGCCTCGCCGGCATCAAGAAGCTCTCCCTTGAGCTCGGTGCCTCATCGCCGACGCTGATTCTGCCGGGCGCCGACCTCGAAAAGGCCGCGACCGCGGTGGCCGCTGGCGGCTACGTCAACGGCGGTCAGGTCTGCATCTCGGTGCAGCGCGTCATCGTGCACAGCGATATCGAGCGAGACTTTCTTGACGCCCTCGTACCCAAGGTCGAGGCGATTCGCATGGGCGATCCCTTCGCGACCGGTACGACGCTCGGCCCGCTCATCACCGAGCGCGAGGCAGAGCGTGTCGAACGTAGCCTGGCGCAGGCCGTGAGCGAGGGCGCACAGTTGTTGACGGGTGGCGTCCGAGACGGCGGATTCGTCTCGCCTGCAATCGTGGCCGGGGTGCACACGCGCCAGGCGATTGCCCAGGAGGAGCTGTTCGGCCCTGCTGTCGCCGTCACTGCGGTCGACTCGTTTGACGCCGCCATCGAGGCTGCAAACGGCACCCCGTACGGCCTCGCCGCCGGTGTCTTCGGGGGCACCCTCGCCGAGGGGATCCGGGCCATGCGCGAGATCGATGCCGGCAGTGTGCACCTGGGATGGACGCCGCTGTGGCGCGCTGACCTGATGCCGTATGGCGGGTTCAAGGCCAGTGGCTACGGCAAGGAGGGCGTGCGCTCCACGGTCGAAGAGATGACCGAGGTCAAGACCGTCATCATGCACAGCTAA
- a CDS encoding LacI family DNA-binding transcriptional regulator — protein sequence MTTRDDATALERDSSTALPARPTMQDVADRVGMSRQLVSIVLRGAPGASEASKDRILAAARELGYHPDDSARMLRRRHSGQIGVLFTMRQPFEVDLVEALYRRAGDYGFSLALSTMGSTRSQETALAELMRQRIEALIVLDAGDSDNEQVPLPTGVPALLLGGPNSAAPHDRVTLENGAGLELAVSHLTNLGHERIAYLGPQSGPNAADRLHGYLAAMATRAFPARVIESDFTEAGGHRAATEILQELDSPQGPTALVCVNDHCAIGALQTLVRAGVRVPEDVSVIGFDDSSAAALPFVRLTSVRPDPDHMAQLALEAVRARLDQPASELSVSRVTPTLWVRDSTAAPR from the coding sequence GTGACCACACGTGATGATGCGACTGCCCTCGAACGCGACTCGAGCACCGCGCTCCCTGCCCGGCCCACCATGCAGGATGTCGCCGATCGCGTGGGAATGTCGCGCCAACTCGTGTCCATCGTGCTGCGTGGAGCTCCTGGCGCGAGCGAAGCGTCGAAGGATCGCATCCTCGCGGCGGCACGCGAGTTGGGCTACCACCCCGACGACTCGGCACGCATGCTGCGCAGGCGCCACAGCGGCCAGATCGGCGTGCTCTTCACCATGCGTCAGCCGTTCGAGGTCGATCTGGTTGAGGCGCTGTATCGCCGCGCGGGCGATTACGGGTTCTCCCTCGCGCTGAGCACCATGGGTTCCACGCGCTCGCAGGAGACAGCCCTTGCTGAGCTCATGCGCCAGCGCATCGAGGCGCTGATTGTGCTGGATGCGGGCGACAGTGACAACGAGCAAGTGCCACTGCCCACCGGTGTCCCCGCACTCCTACTGGGCGGCCCGAACTCAGCCGCCCCCCATGACCGGGTCACGCTTGAAAACGGCGCCGGCCTGGAGCTAGCGGTCTCACACCTGACCAATCTGGGCCACGAACGCATCGCCTACTTGGGGCCACAGTCAGGGCCCAACGCGGCCGACCGCCTACACGGCTATCTCGCGGCAATGGCCACTCGCGCATTCCCTGCCCGCGTGATCGAAAGCGACTTCACCGAAGCGGGCGGCCACCGCGCCGCCACCGAAATCTTGCAAGAACTGGACAGCCCACAGGGACCCACCGCGCTCGTGTGCGTGAACGACCACTGCGCGATCGGCGCGCTGCAGACCCTGGTGCGCGCCGGGGTGCGGGTTCCCGAGGATGTGTCAGTGATCGGATTCGACGACAGCAGTGCGGCAGCGCTGCCGTTCGTGCGACTCACGAGCGTGCGGCCCGATCCGGATCATATGGCACAGCTCGCCCTCGAGGCCGTTCGTGCCCGCCTCGATCAGCCTGCGAGCGAGCTCTCGGTGTCGCGCGTCACTCCGACGCTGTGGGTGCGCGACAGCACAGCAGCACCGCGGTAG
- a CDS encoding sugar phosphate isomerase/epimerase family protein translates to MTTAPSLLATCWTTAGTALPLAGQSLSPIPVAERIAATAAGGWQGFGLVHADLEAFLIDHTLADLRLMLADNGITHVEVELIEHWWASDERRPKSDRVRRELLEAAEVLGAQTIKVGPETGGHPVDPTTFAEAFDALATEAAAHGTRIAYEFLPFATHGPSLEAGIELVTQVANPTGGLCIDIWHVARPGTDYAVIAESLPGEYVFSVELNDAAPETIGTLFEDTIHRRLLPGDGSFDVPAFINAVRATGFDGPWGVEILSDHHRTLPLAEGLAAAREATLACFAEADRRLVA, encoded by the coding sequence GTGACCACTGCACCGAGCCTGCTGGCGACCTGTTGGACCACCGCGGGCACCGCCCTGCCGCTTGCCGGCCAATCACTTAGCCCCATTCCCGTCGCCGAGCGCATCGCCGCCACGGCCGCGGGCGGCTGGCAGGGCTTCGGGCTCGTGCACGCCGACCTCGAGGCATTTCTTATCGACCACACGCTGGCCGATTTGCGGCTCATGCTGGCCGACAACGGCATCACTCACGTTGAGGTCGAACTTATCGAGCACTGGTGGGCTAGTGACGAGCGGCGGCCCAAGTCCGACCGAGTGCGGCGCGAACTCCTCGAGGCAGCGGAGGTGCTCGGCGCCCAAACCATCAAGGTGGGCCCCGAAACGGGCGGGCATCCCGTCGACCCGACCACCTTCGCCGAAGCGTTCGACGCCCTCGCGACCGAGGCCGCCGCACACGGCACCCGCATCGCCTACGAGTTTCTGCCATTCGCCACCCACGGCCCCTCGCTCGAGGCCGGCATCGAGCTGGTGACGCAGGTCGCGAACCCGACGGGCGGGCTGTGCATCGACATCTGGCACGTCGCCCGGCCCGGCACCGACTACGCGGTGATCGCCGAATCACTGCCCGGCGAGTACGTGTTCTCGGTCGAGCTCAACGACGCGGCGCCCGAAACGATCGGCACCCTCTTCGAGGACACCATTCACCGCCGGCTGCTGCCCGGCGATGGCAGCTTTGATGTGCCCGCGTTTATCAACGCGGTGCGCGCGACGGGCTTCGACGGCCCCTGGGGCGTCGAGATCCTCTCGGATCACCACCGCACGCTGCCCCTCGCCGAGGGGCTCGCCGCCGCTCGCGAGGCGACGCTCGCCTGCTTCGCGGAGGCCGATCGGCGCCTGGTCGCGTAG
- a CDS encoding GntR family transcriptional regulator has product MRIEFDTAFEPVDHASSIPLYLQIVFQVDGALRGGRLTQDALLPSESELCAGFNVARSTLRRAMSRLEDRGIVSRERGRGKGTRILRAAPITRTPGSFATIFDEISASARRPVTKLLVFEELIIDDELADLTELPIGARIAHTLRHRSANDEPIAVLENWVLSEYMDFAPERLETESMEMLLRESGARTHHAEFEFQAMLLGVNSEFFGLDAGTPVVKEVRRVFNSRHQYEYSEHICHPENERLRGVAAP; this is encoded by the coding sequence ATGCGAATCGAATTCGATACTGCGTTCGAACCAGTTGACCACGCAAGTTCAATACCGTTGTACCTGCAGATCGTTTTCCAGGTTGATGGTGCATTGCGCGGTGGACGGTTGACCCAAGACGCCCTACTCCCTTCGGAGTCAGAGCTATGTGCCGGGTTTAATGTTGCCCGCTCAACTCTTCGTAGGGCGATGTCGAGACTTGAGGACCGCGGCATCGTCTCCAGGGAACGGGGGAGGGGTAAAGGCACGCGGATCCTCCGTGCAGCACCAATTACCCGAACGCCGGGTAGTTTTGCAACTATTTTTGACGAGATTTCTGCTTCGGCTCGGCGCCCAGTCACGAAGTTGCTCGTCTTTGAAGAGCTCATCATCGATGATGAGCTCGCAGATCTCACAGAGCTGCCGATCGGAGCTCGCATTGCTCACACGTTGAGGCACCGCAGCGCGAATGATGAGCCCATCGCCGTTCTCGAGAACTGGGTCCTATCCGAATACATGGACTTTGCGCCGGAGCGCCTCGAAACAGAAAGTATGGAGATGTTGCTGCGGGAAAGCGGTGCGCGAACGCACCATGCTGAGTTCGAGTTTCAAGCGATGCTCTTGGGGGTCAATTCGGAGTTCTTCGGACTCGACGCGGGGACACCTGTGGTCAAAGAAGTGAGACGAGTTTTCAATAGCCGTCATCAGTATGAGTACTCCGAGCATATCTGCCACCCAGAAAATGAACGTTTGCGTGGAGTCGCTGCGCCCTAG
- a CDS encoding ABC transporter substrate-binding protein, producing the protein MKNKAVAAAALTMVFGFGLTACAPPGATASEDVQKDDKRTVELQPDETADGFDLDALIDAAKGEGPITIYDETGKVTQIAEAFTAKYGIEAEGIKIEANAVDKIKRESASNNIIADVLAISDPATVYTELLADEIVTNWVPGDTYDKLPEEARYPYLTSGNWLWWTYNTEVYGDTCPVSNIWELTDEDWKGKISMPDPEARAMYSNIWNQAARDQDEAFAGAYEKLYGKALETDEASAFQEWLKRFAGNSPAVFKSDEEVSEAVGAPGQANPSMGQMFAAKYRNNDEKGFFNAPCAGLEPFVATPTPQTMQYVTKSKSPNAAKLYIHFATSQEGMEFIMPDGKRSYNPEVVAPEDSHGLDPLIANEAQPFSTEYLEDDYKNTVKWQDFWRSNRQ; encoded by the coding sequence ATGAAGAACAAAGCCGTCGCCGCTGCCGCGTTAACTATGGTTTTCGGGTTCGGGCTTACTGCCTGCGCCCCTCCAGGGGCCACCGCGAGCGAAGACGTGCAAAAAGATGACAAGCGCACGGTGGAACTGCAGCCCGACGAAACTGCTGACGGGTTTGACCTCGACGCGCTTATTGACGCGGCAAAGGGTGAGGGCCCGATCACGATCTATGACGAGACGGGCAAGGTCACGCAAATCGCTGAGGCCTTTACCGCCAAGTACGGGATCGAGGCTGAGGGCATCAAGATCGAAGCCAATGCTGTCGACAAGATCAAGCGCGAGAGTGCTTCTAACAACATCATCGCTGACGTGCTAGCCATTTCGGACCCAGCGACCGTATATACCGAGCTGCTCGCAGATGAAATCGTCACGAACTGGGTTCCAGGAGACACCTACGACAAGCTGCCTGAGGAGGCGCGCTATCCCTACCTAACGAGCGGCAACTGGCTGTGGTGGACCTACAACACAGAGGTTTACGGAGATACTTGCCCAGTTTCAAATATCTGGGAACTGACTGACGAGGACTGGAAGGGCAAGATTTCCATGCCTGATCCGGAGGCTCGTGCCATGTACAGCAATATCTGGAACCAAGCAGCGCGGGATCAGGATGAAGCCTTCGCAGGAGCGTATGAGAAGCTCTATGGCAAGGCTCTCGAAACTGATGAAGCGAGTGCGTTTCAGGAGTGGCTGAAGCGGTTTGCTGGGAATTCCCCGGCGGTTTTTAAGAGCGATGAAGAAGTTTCGGAAGCCGTAGGTGCCCCAGGTCAGGCGAACCCTTCCATGGGGCAAATGTTTGCTGCCAAGTACAGGAATAATGACGAAAAGGGATTCTTCAATGCTCCCTGTGCAGGCCTGGAACCCTTCGTTGCAACCCCGACTCCGCAGACCATGCAGTACGTAACGAAGAGCAAGAGCCCCAACGCTGCGAAACTATACATCCACTTTGCCACCAGTCAGGAAGGCATGGAGTTCATCATGCCGGATGGAAAGCGGTCGTATAACCCCGAAGTTGTGGCGCCCGAGGACAGTCATGGTCTCGATCCTCTGATCGCAAACGAAGCACAGCCATTCAGTACGGAATACCTTGAGGACGACTATAAGAACACAGTCAAGTGGCAGGATTTCTGGCGCTCGAACCGCCAGTAA
- a CDS encoding inositol monophosphatase family protein — protein sequence MTDIRQLTEFTKRIALEAGAIAMEGFRSRDLGIDLKADFHDMVTKYDRACEVHIRDAILAAYPDSTIIGEEDGASEGTGRLAWHIDPIDGTANFARGMALWAVSIGIAIDGEIAVGVVYDPANDHLFWADERGAFLGEEPLRSWGFAEPAQATVACNFPLPRDLVHFRDLALEQFADVTEQFAQVRALGSSCISLCWVAAGWIDATISFGANSWDVAASAFIVRQAGGTYVAYQSGAAQPQSRDYAHPHYLAAIPDAKFDVLHEIMRTQSNRPLVTT from the coding sequence ATGACCGATATTCGTCAACTGACCGAATTCACTAAGAGAATTGCTCTCGAAGCAGGCGCGATCGCGATGGAAGGCTTTCGCAGTAGGGACTTGGGTATTGACCTCAAGGCCGATTTTCACGACATGGTCACGAAGTATGACCGTGCATGCGAAGTGCATATCCGTGACGCCATCCTCGCGGCCTACCCTGACTCCACCATCATCGGCGAGGAAGACGGGGCGAGCGAAGGAACAGGCCGCCTTGCTTGGCACATTGATCCCATCGATGGCACTGCAAACTTTGCCAGAGGCATGGCCCTTTGGGCGGTAAGTATTGGGATTGCGATCGATGGAGAGATTGCGGTGGGAGTTGTGTACGACCCTGCAAATGACCACCTTTTCTGGGCGGATGAACGCGGCGCCTTTCTTGGGGAAGAGCCCTTACGGAGCTGGGGTTTCGCAGAGCCTGCGCAGGCAACTGTCGCTTGCAACTTCCCGCTCCCTCGTGACCTTGTACACTTCCGCGACCTGGCCCTTGAGCAGTTTGCCGACGTCACTGAACAGTTTGCCCAAGTGAGGGCGCTCGGTAGCAGCTGTATCTCGCTGTGCTGGGTTGCCGCCGGGTGGATCGATGCCACGATTTCGTTTGGTGCGAACTCGTGGGATGTTGCTGCGTCAGCCTTCATCGTGCGCCAAGCCGGGGGTACCTACGTCGCATACCAATCGGGAGCTGCGCAGCCCCAGAGTCGTGACTATGCGCACCCGCACTACTTGGCCGCGATTCCTGACGCGAAGTTCGACGTACTGCACGAGATCATGCGAACCCAGAGCAACCGGCCACTGGTTACAACTTAG
- a CDS encoding ABC transporter ATP-binding protein, which translates to MPTISLEGVFKNYGSDSNAVEKLDLTINDGDFMCLLGPSGCGKTTTVRMIAGLENITDGRVTIGDTVVDEPMTQQFVAPEKRDIGLVFQSYALWPHLTVAENVEYGLKLRKMPKAERTSQVEKMTKTLGIGQYRDRYPSQLSGGQQQRVALARMLAVSPKLMLLDEPLSNLDSRLRLEMRAELKRIHEEFKATVVFVTHDQWEAMTLATRVAVMNEGVLQQVGSPMDIYDRPVNRFVASFLGVPPMNFIEMDESTPQRSAAGRFLERRVAQPAQVGSMGIRPEAIAVEAPDLGRAAGDLVFPGRIVSIMPTGGSWTVEVTVGGQRMYATTLQRGHWQTGDEVELVTAADHVHVFDLENNRIEVVEA; encoded by the coding sequence ATGCCCACGATCTCACTCGAAGGCGTATTCAAGAACTACGGTTCAGATTCAAACGCGGTTGAAAAGCTTGACCTGACGATTAACGACGGTGACTTCATGTGCCTCCTCGGCCCGTCAGGGTGCGGGAAGACGACGACGGTGCGAATGATCGCGGGGCTTGAGAACATCACCGACGGACGTGTCACCATTGGAGACACGGTCGTTGATGAGCCGATGACTCAGCAATTCGTGGCTCCAGAGAAGCGGGACATCGGGCTCGTATTCCAGAGCTACGCGCTGTGGCCGCATCTGACTGTGGCTGAAAATGTGGAATACGGTCTGAAGTTGCGGAAGATGCCCAAGGCGGAGCGCACGTCCCAGGTTGAGAAGATGACCAAGACGCTTGGCATCGGACAGTATCGCGACCGCTATCCGTCACAGCTGTCTGGTGGGCAGCAGCAACGCGTGGCACTGGCTCGAATGCTCGCGGTGAGTCCCAAGCTCATGTTGTTGGACGAACCGCTGTCAAACCTGGACTCCCGGCTTAGGCTAGAAATGCGTGCGGAGCTCAAGCGAATTCACGAAGAATTCAAGGCCACCGTCGTCTTTGTCACCCATGATCAGTGGGAAGCCATGACATTGGCGACGCGTGTCGCAGTAATGAACGAGGGGGTTCTGCAGCAGGTCGGGAGCCCTATGGATATCTACGATCGTCCTGTCAATCGGTTCGTGGCCAGTTTCCTAGGGGTCCCACCGATGAACTTTATTGAGATGGATGAATCCACCCCGCAACGATCAGCGGCGGGCCGCTTCTTGGAGCGCCGAGTCGCGCAGCCGGCGCAGGTGGGATCAATGGGGATTCGGCCCGAGGCAATTGCGGTTGAAGCTCCCGATCTTGGGCGAGCAGCTGGCGATCTCGTTTTTCCTGGCCGGATCGTGTCGATAATGCCGACGGGTGGGAGCTGGACCGTCGAAGTGACGGTTGGGGGACAGCGCATGTATGCAACCACTCTTCAACGAGGACACTGGCAGACCGGTGATGAGGTCGAACTTGTCACGGCTGCTGATCACGTGCACGTATTTGATTTAGAGAACAACCGTATTGAGGTGGTAGAAGCATGA